The Brasilonema sennae CENA114 genome includes a region encoding these proteins:
- a CDS encoding HlyD family efflux transporter periplasmic adaptor subunit, translated as MANTPRHRPDPLTKLESDKHKSYIPSEEVSESIESTDQAEPIDQAQENWYFGTEELLDALPRAWTRSSLYLLLIFAITVLPWAMFSKVDETESARGRLEPKGATQKLDSPVGGSVTAVNVKEGDTVKSGQVLLELDSQVLKTEFKQVQTKLDGLKNRRESLQLVKNQLTLSVQTQQQQNQAQLLAKQSQVDQARQNLDALKAVYNLQNEEKLAKVDQVQQALDSSKAAYKLAEVRFQASQQKVPRYKKAYQDGVMPQERFEEIQQSAKENYEHLVQAQSDIAQAQFSLKEQQSSYQRTIQQARSQIEQAELRFKEEQRNYQSLVHTGELAQLKIEEELKQLQSQINSLHSEIGQTGSQMISYKIQLQQRVLRSPVDGVIFEFPTTKPGAVLQPGQRVAQIAQLNRGLVLKAVMPNQHSGFLKAGMPVKAKFDAYPFGEYGIVSGKVNWISPDSKVSQTPQGSVENFELEITLDKQYIHNGNKPIQLTPGQTATAEVVIRRRRVIHFILDPFQKLHKGGLEV; from the coding sequence ATGGCAAATACACCTCGTCATCGTCCAGATCCACTTACCAAACTGGAGTCGGATAAGCATAAAAGCTACATTCCTTCGGAAGAAGTATCCGAATCTATTGAGTCAACAGATCAAGCAGAACCAATAGATCAGGCACAAGAAAATTGGTATTTCGGAACAGAAGAACTGTTAGATGCTTTACCTAGAGCCTGGACACGTTCTTCGCTGTACTTGTTATTAATCTTTGCAATTACTGTTTTACCTTGGGCGATGTTCTCAAAGGTGGATGAGACAGAAAGTGCTAGAGGACGTCTTGAACCCAAAGGTGCAACCCAAAAATTAGATAGTCCAGTTGGTGGAAGTGTGACTGCTGTCAACGTCAAAGAAGGCGACACCGTAAAATCAGGTCAGGTTCTACTGGAACTGGACTCACAGGTTCTCAAAACTGAATTCAAGCAGGTTCAAACAAAGTTGGACGGACTAAAAAATCGCCGAGAAAGCCTACAGCTAGTCAAAAATCAATTGACGCTTTCTGTGCAAACTCAGCAACAACAAAACCAAGCTCAACTCTTAGCAAAGCAGTCCCAAGTAGATCAGGCGCGACAAAATTTAGATGCTCTCAAAGCCGTCTATAACTTACAGAATGAGGAAAAACTGGCGAAAGTAGACCAGGTGCAGCAAGCTCTTGATTCTAGTAAGGCAGCTTATAAATTAGCAGAAGTTCGTTTTCAAGCCTCTCAACAAAAAGTCCCACGCTATAAAAAAGCCTATCAAGATGGTGTTATGCCACAAGAGCGTTTTGAGGAAATCCAACAGTCTGCAAAGGAAAACTACGAACACCTTGTACAAGCTCAGTCTGATATTGCTCAAGCTCAGTTCAGCTTAAAAGAGCAACAAAGCAGTTATCAAAGGACGATTCAGCAAGCGAGATCACAAATCGAGCAAGCTGAACTCCGTTTCAAAGAAGAACAACGCAATTATCAAAGCCTGGTTCATACAGGTGAACTTGCACAACTCAAAATTGAAGAAGAACTCAAACAACTGCAATCACAAATCAACTCCCTACACTCTGAAATTGGCCAAACAGGAAGCCAGATGATATCTTACAAGATTCAACTGCAGCAACGAGTGCTGCGATCGCCCGTTGATGGTGTGATTTTTGAATTCCCGACTACCAAGCCAGGAGCTGTACTACAACCAGGTCAGAGAGTTGCTCAAATTGCACAATTAAATCGTGGTTTAGTACTCAAGGCTGTGATGCCTAATCAGCATAGTGGCTTCTTAAAAGCGGGTATGCCTGTCAAAGCCAAGTTTGATGCTTATCCTTTCGGTGAGTATGGCATCGTGTCAGGAAAAGTCAATTGGATTTCTCCAGACTCCAAAGTTAGCCAAACACCTCAAGGGAGTGTAGAAAACTTTGAGTTAGAAATCACTTTGGATAAGCAGTATATCCACAATGGCAACAAACCTATTCAACTCACTCCTGGACAGACTGCAACAGCTGAGGTGGTTATCCGCCGACGACGTGTCATCCACTTTATCTTAGATCCATTTCAGAAATTGCACAAAGGTGGTTTAGAGGTTTAG
- a CDS encoding peptidylprolyl isomerase, producing the protein MSKRLIICGADLVRSLKLSCQMPDVVYAVASQKIIASAAQQAGIQVSEEELQQEGDKLRFAKKLVKAQDTWDWLKKHHLCLAEFEELIHNNVLATKLANHLFATQVERFFYENQLNYVAAVTYEVILDDRDLALELFYSLQSGEITFQEIAREYIQQPELRRAGGYQGMRRRTDFRPEIAAAVFAAAPPSVIKPISTSKGVYLIWLEEMVQPILDQHLRDQIQQELFDHWLKQQIQSIEILTMLDSDAHLQASEDVLMQA; encoded by the coding sequence GTGTCAAAACGTTTGATCATTTGCGGTGCAGACTTGGTTCGCAGTCTGAAACTTTCTTGCCAAATGCCTGATGTTGTCTATGCTGTAGCAAGCCAAAAAATTATTGCATCGGCGGCCCAACAGGCAGGGATTCAAGTCTCGGAAGAAGAACTTCAACAGGAAGGAGATAAATTACGCTTTGCGAAAAAACTTGTCAAAGCTCAAGACACTTGGGACTGGCTAAAAAAACATCATCTCTGTCTGGCTGAGTTTGAAGAATTGATTCATAACAACGTACTTGCTACTAAGTTAGCTAATCACCTGTTTGCTACGCAGGTGGAACGGTTCTTTTATGAAAACCAACTCAATTACGTTGCTGCTGTCACCTATGAAGTCATCTTGGATGACAGAGATTTAGCTCTAGAACTGTTTTATTCTCTACAGTCAGGCGAAATTACTTTCCAAGAAATTGCTCGTGAATATATTCAACAGCCTGAACTTCGACGTGCTGGAGGATATCAAGGAATGCGACGTCGTACAGATTTTCGACCAGAGATTGCAGCCGCTGTATTTGCAGCCGCTCCGCCGTCTGTTATCAAGCCGATATCAACCTCCAAAGGAGTTTATTTGATTTGGCTAGAAGAAATGGTTCAACCTATCTTGGATCAGCACTTACGTGACCAAATTCAGCAAGAATTGTTTGATCATTGGTTGAAACAACAAATTCAATCAATAGAAATCTTGACCATGTTAGATTCCGACGCTCATCTTCAAGCATCAGAGGATGTGTTAATGCAGGCTTGA
- a CDS encoding DUF2231 domain-containing protein — MNSQLIDQLWFKLGANGLPYQIPIHPNLVHLTLGLFIIGILFDIAGTLFPLEKPILRFLTLPVIRSGFFDVGWYNLLACTAITFFTVAAGFFEILLANPPTDVKSPWGLGAGSTMLLHGVGGILLLAAIVAMTVWRGLQRYRWRKDATRQVQWSYLLVGIALMGILYVHGTLGAHLGGDFGIHNTAGNLLRQGKNPNVLLK; from the coding sequence ATGAACTCGCAACTTATTGACCAGTTGTGGTTCAAGCTGGGTGCCAACGGATTACCCTACCAGATTCCAATACATCCAAATTTAGTGCATCTCACCCTCGGTCTATTCATTATCGGTATATTATTTGATATTGCAGGCACACTTTTTCCCTTAGAAAAACCAATCCTGAGATTTTTGACTCTGCCTGTTATTCGTTCGGGCTTCTTTGATGTGGGCTGGTACAACTTGCTAGCTTGTACGGCGATTACATTTTTTACCGTTGCAGCAGGTTTTTTCGAGATTCTGCTTGCAAATCCACCAACTGATGTGAAAAGTCCTTGGGGATTGGGAGCTGGTTCAACCATGCTTTTGCACGGTGTTGGTGGTATTTTATTGTTAGCAGCGATCGTTGCTATGACTGTGTGGAGAGGATTGCAGCGCTACCGCTGGCGTAAGGATGCAACTCGGCAGGTGCAATGGAGCTATTTGTTAGTGGGCATTGCGCTAATGGGTATCCTTTATGTCCACGGAACGCTAGGGGCACACTTGGGCGGTGATTTTGGAATTCATAATACGGCTGGAAATTTGCTGCGACAAGGAAAAAATCCTAACGTACTGCTCAAGTAA
- a CDS encoding NAD(P)/FAD-dependent oxidoreductase, producing MNNPVYQTVVLGGGFTGLFTALQLAHEHYPRSVILIDSNERFCFKPLLYEYFSGEMDAFQVLPRFTELLKGSGVIFVQDTVESIDLHQRQVKLTSGTCYDYSNLVLALGSVSGYFGVEGAKEYALPFWTEKDAIAIDRHLHDCLRKAAQTEDPEQRRKLLTFAVVGGGASGVEMAATLADLLPNWYAALRGNPQEIRVVLINHGNEILKGDVNSKLRETAETQLQKRTVPVEMLLGAEVTGISPNTLEYKRDGKSVTLPTNTTIWTAGTATNPLIKNLPISDEHRDKHGRLKVTKTLQLFDFPEVFAGGDCAFVEDTSMPATAQVAYQLGATIAHNLKAIALEKEPKTAKVSLRGTLLKLGLNEAAANIFDAFEVTGEAAHLIRQGTYLELLPTPVHNFKATKEWLDEQIFRHHVDPNTANKKVVQTAELVGGAVVGVLVARKLLKMLGDEDKNKK from the coding sequence ATGAATAATCCAGTTTATCAAACAGTTGTTTTAGGCGGTGGCTTTACTGGGCTTTTTACAGCGTTGCAGCTTGCCCACGAACACTATCCTCGCTCTGTGATCTTAATTGATAGCAACGAACGCTTTTGCTTTAAGCCATTACTGTATGAGTATTTTAGTGGTGAGATGGATGCCTTTCAGGTATTGCCGCGTTTTACAGAATTGCTCAAAGGAAGCGGTGTGATTTTTGTTCAAGATACAGTGGAATCAATTGACTTGCATCAACGACAAGTTAAGTTAACTTCAGGAACCTGCTACGATTACAGCAATTTGGTATTAGCTTTAGGTAGTGTAAGTGGCTACTTTGGCGTCGAGGGGGCAAAAGAGTATGCTCTACCTTTTTGGACCGAAAAAGATGCGATCGCTATCGACCGACATTTGCATGACTGTTTGCGAAAAGCCGCCCAAACCGAAGATCCAGAACAACGTCGAAAATTACTTACATTTGCAGTCGTTGGTGGTGGTGCTTCAGGTGTGGAAATGGCAGCCACTTTAGCCGATTTGTTACCGAATTGGTATGCAGCACTCAGAGGCAATCCTCAAGAGATTCGAGTAGTACTTATTAACCACGGCAACGAAATTCTTAAGGGCGATGTCAACAGCAAATTACGTGAAACTGCTGAAACGCAATTGCAAAAACGCACCGTACCAGTAGAGATGCTGTTGGGGGCAGAAGTCACAGGTATTAGTCCCAACACACTTGAGTATAAGCGCGATGGCAAGTCTGTTACGCTGCCAACAAACACTACAATTTGGACAGCTGGCACTGCGACTAATCCGCTAATCAAAAACTTGCCAATCTCAGATGAACACCGAGACAAGCACGGTCGATTAAAAGTCACCAAAACCTTACAATTGTTTGATTTCCCAGAAGTTTTTGCAGGTGGTGATTGTGCTTTTGTAGAGGATACATCAATGCCCGCTACTGCACAAGTTGCATATCAGCTAGGAGCTACAATTGCCCACAACCTTAAAGCCATTGCTTTAGAAAAGGAACCGAAAACTGCTAAGGTTAGCTTACGCGGTACTCTGCTAAAACTTGGGTTAAATGAAGCTGCGGCTAACATTTTCGACGCTTTTGAAGTCACAGGCGAAGCCGCTCACTTAATTCGTCAAGGAACTTATTTAGAGCTACTGCCAACGCCAGTTCACAACTTCAAAGCAACGAAAGAATGGCTAGATGAACAGATTTTTCGCCACCACGTTGATCCTAACACTGCGAACAAGAAAGTTGTGCAGACAGCTGAGTTAGTTGGTGGTGCAGTCGTAGGTGTTTTAGTTGCAAGAAAATTACTCAAAATGTTAGGAGATGAGGACAAAAATAAGAAATAA
- a CDS encoding cupin domain-containing protein — protein sequence MFRDILKPYNVEEFFKKNWTSEAVFISSGDETKFANLFSWEKLTDLLNFHQFKYPDLRLALDEKVLDESANANIIQRCQEGATLILNGVHKLIPELATFAEQIKYDFGCGVQVNAYCSWPKRQGFSSHYDTHEVFILQIDGTKQWYVFRDTIKYPLAEQKSSSFSPPEEEAYLICTLKPGDVLYIPRGHWHYAVAVDQPSLHLTLGVHCKTGVDFLEWIVNELRQQEEWRKSLPLRVETAAAQGYVDSLIEKLSKHIAHSDLYDDYISYIESFDKAIARYSLPYQAGFNIFEQGTQTKFKSAKFQRFRITELPDGSGYKIVVAGKEVSLKGVPLSLVDNLFTGEIFTGNDVLNWLPDYDWEIDIVPLLSSLVTEGIIFVHTST from the coding sequence ATGTTTAGAGATATACTAAAGCCATATAATGTTGAAGAGTTTTTCAAAAAGAATTGGACAAGCGAAGCAGTGTTTATCTCTAGTGGAGACGAAACGAAATTTGCTAACTTGTTTTCTTGGGAAAAACTCACAGATCTTTTGAACTTTCATCAGTTCAAATACCCTGACCTCCGTTTAGCATTAGATGAAAAAGTCTTGGATGAAAGTGCAAATGCTAATATCATCCAGCGATGCCAAGAAGGTGCAACTCTAATCCTCAACGGAGTACATAAGCTAATTCCAGAACTGGCTACTTTCGCCGAGCAAATCAAATATGATTTTGGATGTGGCGTACAAGTAAATGCCTATTGTTCCTGGCCAAAAAGACAGGGTTTTTCTTCTCACTATGACACCCATGAAGTCTTTATTTTACAAATAGATGGTACAAAGCAATGGTATGTATTTCGTGACACTATAAAGTATCCTTTAGCGGAACAGAAATCATCTTCTTTCTCGCCTCCAGAAGAAGAAGCTTATTTAATTTGCACTCTCAAACCGGGAGATGTTCTTTATATTCCTCGCGGTCATTGGCATTATGCAGTTGCTGTTGATCAACCATCACTGCATTTGACTTTAGGGGTGCATTGCAAAACGGGTGTTGATTTTCTGGAATGGATAGTGAACGAACTGCGTCAGCAGGAAGAATGGCGCAAAAGTCTGCCATTACGTGTAGAGACAGCGGCTGCACAGGGCTATGTAGATAGCTTAATTGAAAAATTAAGTAAACATATTGCTCATAGCGATCTTTATGATGATTATATCAGTTATATCGAGAGCTTCGACAAAGCGATCGCTCGCTACTCTTTACCTTATCAAGCTGGATTTAATATCTTTGAACAAGGGACACAAACCAAGTTCAAAAGTGCCAAGTTTCAGCGATTTAGAATTACCGAACTGCCTGATGGCAGTGGCTACAAAATTGTTGTAGCTGGAAAAGAAGTATCTCTAAAAGGGGTACCTCTCTCTCTTGTGGATAATTTATTCACGGGAGAAATATTTACAGGGAATGATGTGCTCAATTGGTTACCAGATTATGATTGGGAAATTGATATTGTTCCTCTTTTATCTAGCCTGGTCACTGAAGGCATCATTTTTGTTCATACCTCTACGTAA
- a CDS encoding DUF2231 domain-containing protein, with protein sequence MPALPLNSDNLPYPDPIHPVIVHFVIAMVFFSFFCDVVGYFTRNHRLFEVSFWNIFVAAIAIFLAVIFGQFEAGLAQPYQAVQPILNSHTITGWSLAAILVAITAWRFAIRARDPLKMPVAYLGAATFLICLVSLQVYLGSKLVWVYGLHVEPVVEAAKQGILK encoded by the coding sequence ATGCCTGCTTTGCCTCTCAATAGTGATAACCTACCATATCCCGATCCCATCCATCCCGTCATCGTTCATTTCGTGATTGCGATGGTGTTTTTTTCCTTTTTTTGCGATGTGGTGGGCTATTTTACTCGCAACCACCGTTTGTTTGAAGTGAGTTTTTGGAATATCTTTGTTGCGGCGATCGCCATTTTCCTAGCCGTCATCTTTGGTCAGTTTGAAGCTGGTTTAGCCCAACCCTATCAAGCAGTCCAGCCAATACTAAATTCACACACAATAACCGGCTGGTCACTGGCAGCTATCCTTGTGGCTATCACAGCATGGCGCTTTGCCATTCGCGCCCGAGATCCACTGAAGATGCCAGTTGCTTACCTCGGTGCTGCCACATTTTTGATTTGCTTAGTTTCTTTGCAGGTATATTTAGGAAGCAAACTAGTTTGGGTTTATGGGTTGCATGTGGAACCAGTCGTTGAAGCAGCAAAGCAGGGGATTTTAAAATGA
- a CDS encoding PRC-barrel domain-containing protein — protein MRKGIDLIGKAVITYDTGEQIERVQDLIFDQDSHSLLGLLVDEGGLFRATRVIPFTSIQAIGPNAVVVPSKKAIVKLRAVPEIRAIMKRNNVLKATRIFTVNGRDLGAMVDLYFDEQTGSVEGYEVSGGLFADAYSGRSFLPAPQTLKIGEDVAFVPVETADVWMQEQVGGIKGAVQAAGDGLQVTTAIAGQKLQEATQTATEKLQETTEAVGKRLQDVNQATVTSITNAIVDPAAQKAFVISKVAEQNVVAADGTLLVMQGQAVTFLIAHEAERLGMLDQLYRATGGPVVEVLSRKIQQTANTTSAQFQEIADTTSQKLQQGADIANEKLREMTRTAAAKLTNAVVDPEEQKALIINRVVECDVIAPDGTLLIAQGQLVTLEIADEAERQGVLDQLFRAAGGSLSSELSNLTNNFLAGHVVEQALGRRVHHIVQTNEALVVAAPGQIVTPEVIKRAQTYQLEQTLLNAVGLSSTEAAYANANKTFAEASDLVVDGVIQIRDNASTLLVVLKERFEYLRKHALQVLEEQRMKQALGRPVNRIILDHKDNIILSPGDVITHRAIELARQADVLDILFSSVWKTSELAATVLLNSSPKAEVKTIQNSKFKVQN, from the coding sequence ATGCGTAAAGGAATCGATTTAATCGGTAAGGCTGTCATTACATACGACACCGGAGAACAAATTGAGCGGGTTCAAGATTTAATTTTCGATCAAGACAGCCATTCGCTTCTGGGACTACTTGTGGATGAGGGAGGGTTATTTCGTGCTACCCGCGTCATTCCATTCACTAGTATACAAGCAATTGGTCCTAATGCAGTCGTTGTACCATCCAAAAAGGCGATTGTGAAACTCAGGGCTGTGCCTGAAATCAGGGCGATAATGAAGCGCAATAATGTGCTTAAGGCAACCCGGATTTTCACAGTAAATGGGCGCGATCTAGGTGCTATGGTTGACCTTTACTTTGACGAGCAGACAGGCTCTGTTGAAGGCTATGAAGTCTCTGGCGGTTTGTTTGCAGATGCCTACTCTGGTCGCTCGTTTCTTCCTGCTCCTCAAACCCTGAAAATCGGTGAAGATGTGGCATTTGTACCAGTAGAAACAGCCGACGTATGGATGCAGGAGCAAGTTGGCGGTATTAAGGGGGCTGTTCAGGCTGCTGGTGATGGCTTGCAAGTCACGACTGCTATAGCTGGTCAGAAGCTTCAGGAAGCGACTCAGACTGCAACAGAAAAATTGCAAGAAACAACAGAGGCTGTTGGTAAGCGACTACAAGATGTTAATCAGGCAACTGTTACCTCTATTACGAATGCGATTGTTGATCCGGCTGCACAGAAAGCCTTCGTGATTAGTAAAGTTGCAGAGCAAAATGTGGTTGCTGCGGATGGAACACTATTAGTTATGCAGGGACAGGCAGTTACCTTCTTGATTGCACATGAGGCTGAGCGCCTTGGTATGCTTGATCAACTCTACCGGGCAACAGGAGGTCCTGTTGTCGAGGTGCTAAGCCGCAAGATACAACAGACAGCCAACACAACCAGCGCACAATTCCAAGAAATTGCAGACACTACCAGTCAAAAGTTACAACAGGGTGCTGACATTGCGAATGAAAAACTACGAGAAATGACTCGTACCGCCGCTGCTAAGTTAACAAATGCAGTGGTTGATCCAGAAGAACAGAAGGCACTTATCATTAACAGAGTAGTTGAGTGTGATGTCATTGCACCAGATGGAACGTTGCTGATTGCTCAAGGTCAGTTAGTCACATTAGAGATTGCTGATGAAGCTGAGCGTCAAGGTGTGCTGGATCAACTGTTTCGCGCAGCAGGAGGTAGCTTATCAAGCGAGTTGAGCAACTTAACAAATAACTTCCTTGCAGGTCATGTGGTTGAACAAGCGTTAGGTCGGCGTGTACATCATATCGTTCAGACTAATGAAGCATTAGTCGTGGCTGCGCCGGGACAAATTGTCACGCCGGAAGTGATCAAACGGGCGCAGACTTATCAACTTGAGCAGACTTTACTCAATGCTGTTGGTTTAAGCTCAACTGAAGCCGCTTATGCCAATGCCAACAAAACATTTGCAGAGGCGAGTGATCTCGTCGTGGATGGTGTCATTCAAATACGGGACAATGCAAGTACTCTGTTAGTAGTGCTCAAAGAAAGGTTTGAATATTTACGTAAACATGCACTTCAAGTCCTAGAAGAACAACGGATGAAGCAAGCCTTGGGACGTCCAGTGAATCGAATTATCCTTGACCACAAGGATAACATCATTCTCAGTCCTGGTGATGTCATCACTCATCGTGCGATTGAACTTGCTCGTCAGGCTGATGTACTTGATATCTTATTTAGTTCTGTATGGAAGACTTCTGAACTTGCAGCTACCGTACTATTGAACTCATCGCCAAAGGCTGAGGTCAAAACAATTCAAAATTCAAAATTCAAAGTTCAAAATTAA